The region GTCGTTATCGAAACTGTTATTGTTACTGAaaaatttattgaaaaattCCTAGCTATGAAACAATTTTGAAAGATCAATACATAATTGCCGATAGATAATGGGGGTTACGTTTTATAGTGCAATAAATTATCAATTGAGAATATTCTACACTTCATAgacattatttttataaatggtCGTATTAATGCTTTTCGTTTGACGTCTTAATTGATTAGCCTCATCATTAACAAAGAATTTTTTCTTATCTTTCAGATATGAATTTAACGTTTGCATTCTTTTGCATAATGGCAGTCGCCTGGTTATGTTCCGGAAAATGCGATGCTGCTCCTGAACTCGCCAATAATATTTATCGGAAATTCCGAAGTCGCCCTTTAATTCGAGGGTAATTATGCGATGCATTCAGTTTacgttattaaatatattattttgttgcTTATACTTTCTTGTTATTTCTACTTCTACGGTAATAATTGCTGTTAACTTCATTTATAACGTATGCTACTGCTAAGATTCTCATTTCAATCAAACTCCTTTGATGtaaagaaataattaatgaaATGATCGATTTTGATCGAAATAATTTTACGTAAAATCTGTGGCGTACAATAAAAAGTCAATACGGTTTCACTTTATATTATTTGATCTTATTATTGCATAAAAGTATTGTTTTAACTATTTCGCTAATTCTTAGCTAGATATTTCCATTCTTAAGTCACAACTCAGATTACGATAATTAATGCCGTAATATCATTCGTGTTTTTGCTACGAATCGAAGTGAATTCGTTTCAATAATTCTGTGGCTCTATGGAAAAACGCCGCAAGTCATAATTTAATGCATTCATTGAACTGTAGCTTAGCATATACaggatttacgtatttatcagaGAAAAGACATCGTGAAAACAAATTCTACAGACTCGAATGAATTATGCAATTTGAGGCACTACTAATAAGAAGTAATCAGAACTTTAAGCGACAACATTTCGCAAGCGAAAACACGAGACTTGCGTTGTCTAATGTAATACATTTCGAACTAATGCAATAAATTTCAATTGAAACAATTTTGCATTTATTTTGGGAAGATTTGAAGATGTTCGGTAGTTCATTTCTTCtctttcaatcattttaatcaCAGTCGAATATGATGTAACGTAGTAACGTAGAAATtgtgttttttgtttgtttcgtatttaaTCATTAATGAATTCGATAAAACTATTtatcattatttagctttattaACGAAGGATAGACAAAAATTACAGAAAACGATCGCTGGTATTTATTTTAATCTATATATGAGTACAATGCACTTTCATTTTTGCGTCAAACCTTTTTTTATCGTCATTTTTATCGTCAAACCTTATTTTCAAATCTTCTGAAAATCTGTTATCCGTACAGATAGCACGATTTTGTTTATCTACAAtatttagaataataataataagaataataataattccgtAAGATATCATTCCTTTATTATTtgagataaaaataaaattagagaaTAATAAGATGAgaagagaataataataattccgtAAGATATCATTCCTTTATTATTcgagataaaaataaaattagagaaTAATAAGATGAgaagagaataataataattccgtAAGatatcatttctttattatttgagataaaaataaaattttcttcacacatcttttattttattttacgcaTAATTTCGTATACATAAATGCACAGAAGCTCGCTATACACATTGCTGGTAAATGTGTTGTACGTTTCATATGTTACACTTCTCTTCAGACATAATACACCTCTAAAACGAATTAATAGTGAAATCTAAAGTGAGTTACCAATAAAGGTTTGCTTACGCGTAAAGAGGTATTTGACGAATTGTGCCACGATTcaatatttaatcatttctCTCATACGTAACTATATCGATTTTACTAGCAgtgtttataatattatttaatcgaATGCCATCTATTTACAGATATACCGTGGAAAATCCTTTCGGAGAAGGTTTCGATGATTATGGGCACATGAGATTTGGAAAACGGGAACAATTCGACGATTATGGTCATATGCGATTCGGAAGGCGTCACGAATGAATAGTTATGGCAGTTAACGATTATAGATGCAATTCTGTAGTGATGTTTCACTGTTGTTGCTACAAGAGTCACTTTATTTAGACTCTAgacaaaatatattttacatCCCAGACTTGCATTTCGTTAATTTAATCCTCCGCTACATTCACAATTTATTCGAGCATGCTGACGCGTTGATTTATAAATCATGTCACACGATCTTGTAGCTAGACTGCattttttatgcgtttatgacaaaaatttgtAGATTGGATTCAAAACAGTAGGAATATTAAAAGTTTttaagtatattatttatttatttatttatttacttatttatttgtcCTTTAaaccaaatggttcattttcaaccGATCCGAATTATTAAATAAGAAAAGGAATTTTCATTTGGTTACTGTTCACCGTAATTGATGTAGCAAATTTTTATCCAAAATGTTACTCGATAAATTATAATCAATAAAATCATTATAAGAAACATTCAGATTTAATGTTGTGTTTGCTTCTAACAAAAATTAGTCCTCTAAAATTGtaatgcgctcatttgtttgcAATGCGATCATAAACAGCCATTACTAATTTTTTGTTTTCTATAGCACTTGAAATTGTTCAAAatggtctagtgatttaagtttaaaattacttaaaatataaaaaaatataatataaatgcattttatttttacaataatgccaaacctttaaaatgactagattaacttaaataaatatccattgttagtataaaattgacgccttagaaaagcatgcgcctctgaagcgtatggttatcttttacgtacgttgtcatatggttatctttctagggttaagctgGTTCATATGAATTTTTCAATATTGCGTATACGTAAAGTACAAATCGTTtataaaaatcgtaaattacatatttaacGGAACTAACTTACGCGATATTCTAcgcttataaattattttaacctTGACAATAATGGCGCATTAACGTGTCACTGTTATTGTTACTAATGAAATACTGGGAAATAAAGCTGTACAAACGGAAATCCTTTCTCTTCCATCACTTTATTCTTAATCCGAGTCTTTTAAATTGTACACAGTGTCGAATTGTTCAAGCAGAATGACATTGTCAAAATGTCATCTGGTGCGATAAGCTTGGACCAATTTCCTTTGGTAATTCGTAGCCTAGTAAGCGTTCATAGTTGTTAATATTCCTTTGAAAAATCGAGGATTCCTTGATAAATTATTCGATAACTATAACACGGAGTCATATCATTTCCGAAGATTCTCTCGAAGTCATTGTTCAAAAGGAAATTGTTCAATTGACAAGCCTGCGGTAGCTGAAACATTGAAATATCACGGGAAACTAGCATGCAACTATTCGTGTTCCGGGTCAACGTGACAAGTAAGCTCTTCAGGTGAACTTTTCGCGCCAGTGAATTCACCCAACTTGTCTCTTTTGGATTTCAAGTCCGCTATTTTATGATGAAGCTCCATGTCGTCGTCCAAAAAGGTATAATAGCCGTCCCGTTTTTCCAAGTCTCGAAGAGCATAACCGATTGTCCGACGATTTAAAAGCCATGGGactggcggc is a window of Megalopta genalis isolate 19385.01 chromosome 17, iyMegGena1_principal, whole genome shotgun sequence DNA encoding:
- the Dsk gene encoding drosulfakinin, encoding MNLTFAFFCIMAVAWLCSGKCDAAPELANNIYRKFRSRPLIRGYTVENPFGEGFDDYGHMRFGKREQFDDYGHMRFGRRHE